Proteins co-encoded in one Bradyrhizobium sp. 170 genomic window:
- a CDS encoding NADPH:quinone oxidoreductase family protein, with protein sequence MKAILCSQYCQPDDLVLADVPDPVAEPGQAVIAIKAAALNFFDILMIQGKYQIKPPFPFSPAAEVAGVIESVGAGVTDLKVGDRVVASCGHNGAREKIALPANTIVKIPDNLDFDRAAGIIIIYGTALHALEDRASPKAGETLAVLGAAGGTGLAACELGKLMGLKVIACASSDEKLEFAKAHGAELTLNYAKEDLKEGLKRLTGGKGVDIVFDPVGGSYAEAALRAIAWEGRFLVIGFAAGDIPKMPLNLALLKGCDIRGVFWGAWTRVNPEKNRANLEKLVKWTAEGKISSHVDRTFPLAQTAEALKVLAGRKAMGKVILHP encoded by the coding sequence ATGAAAGCCATTCTCTGTTCGCAATATTGCCAACCCGACGACCTCGTGCTGGCCGACGTGCCCGATCCGGTGGCCGAACCGGGACAGGCCGTGATTGCGATCAAGGCCGCAGCGCTGAATTTCTTCGACATCCTGATGATCCAGGGCAAGTACCAGATCAAGCCGCCATTCCCGTTTTCGCCGGCCGCCGAGGTTGCCGGCGTGATCGAAAGTGTCGGTGCCGGGGTCACCGACCTGAAGGTCGGCGACCGCGTGGTGGCGTCCTGCGGCCATAACGGCGCACGCGAAAAGATCGCGCTGCCGGCGAACACGATCGTGAAAATTCCCGACAATCTGGATTTCGATCGCGCCGCCGGAATCATCATCATCTATGGCACCGCGCTGCATGCGCTGGAAGATCGCGCCAGCCCGAAAGCCGGTGAGACGCTTGCGGTGCTGGGCGCTGCCGGCGGCACCGGACTTGCGGCCTGCGAACTCGGCAAGCTGATGGGCCTGAAGGTGATCGCCTGCGCATCGTCGGACGAGAAGCTCGAATTCGCCAAAGCGCATGGCGCCGAACTCACGCTGAACTACGCCAAGGAAGACCTGAAGGAGGGCCTGAAGCGGCTGACCGGCGGCAAGGGCGTCGACATCGTTTTCGATCCCGTCGGCGGCAGCTACGCCGAGGCGGCGCTGCGCGCCATTGCATGGGAGGGGCGCTTCCTGGTGATCGGCTTTGCCGCCGGCGACATCCCGAAGATGCCGCTCAACCTCGCGCTGCTCAAGGGCTGCGATATCCGCGGCGTGTTCTGGGGCGCGTGGACCAGGGTCAACCCGGAGAAGAACCGCGCCAACCTGGAAAAGCTCGTGAAGTGGACTGCGGAAGGCAAGATCTCCTCGCATGTCGACCGCACCTTCCCGCTGGCACAAACCGCCGAAGCGCTGAAGGTGCTCGCCGGCCGCAAGGCGATGGGCAAGGTGATCCTGCATCCCTGA
- a CDS encoding SDR family oxidoreductase gives MFEKGLLAGKRILVTGGGSGLGAAMGHRFVELGAELIICGRRLELLEATAAKMRSELGGKVGVIGCDIRDGTAVDGMMEGIWREAPIDVLVNNAAATFIAQTEHLSSRAADAILAPTLHGTMYCTLAAGRRWIEAKRSGVVLSILSTSTITGRAFTVPSAMAKSAVLAMTKSLAVEWGPKGVRTVAIAPGAFPTPGASGQLRPEGRDESWAQRNPLGRAGEHGELADLASFLISDRAGYINGEMVVQDGGAHLRSSGAEDLLQWTDAQWQKQRERRPKG, from the coding sequence ATGTTTGAAAAGGGCTTGCTGGCGGGAAAGCGGATATTGGTCACCGGTGGCGGTTCGGGGCTCGGGGCTGCGATGGGACACCGCTTCGTCGAGCTCGGCGCCGAGCTGATCATTTGCGGCCGGCGGCTCGAATTGCTGGAGGCGACGGCAGCAAAGATGCGCAGCGAACTCGGCGGCAAGGTTGGCGTGATCGGCTGCGATATCCGCGACGGTACTGCGGTCGATGGCATGATGGAAGGGATATGGCGCGAGGCGCCGATCGATGTGCTGGTCAATAATGCCGCCGCGACATTCATCGCGCAGACCGAACATCTGTCGTCGCGGGCGGCGGACGCGATCCTGGCGCCGACACTGCACGGTACAATGTATTGCACGCTCGCCGCGGGCCGGCGGTGGATCGAAGCCAAGCGCAGCGGCGTGGTGCTGAGCATCCTCTCGACCTCGACGATCACCGGGCGCGCTTTCACGGTGCCTTCGGCGATGGCGAAATCCGCCGTGCTCGCGATGACCAAAAGCCTTGCGGTGGAATGGGGACCCAAGGGCGTGCGCACGGTTGCGATCGCGCCCGGCGCGTTTCCGACACCTGGAGCTTCAGGTCAGCTCCGCCCCGAGGGCCGCGATGAAAGCTGGGCGCAGCGCAATCCGCTCGGCCGCGCCGGCGAGCATGGTGAACTTGCTGACCTGGCGAGCTTTCTGATTTCGGACCGGGCCGGCTACATCAATGGAGAGATGGTGGTGCAGGATGGCGGCGCCCATTTGCGCAGTTCCGGCGCCGAAGATCTGTTGCAATGGACCGATGCGCAGTGGCAAAAGCAGCGCGAGCGTCGTCCCAAGGGCTGA
- a CDS encoding invasion associated locus B family protein, with translation MLRILTFLVAIAALCGAASLAQAQSAAPKGAKDSAKEAAKPAPAPAAKPGAKPAEPAAAAAAGGAEPTLIGQYGTWGAYTATPAGRKVCFALAKPSSSKTNPPNRPRDPAYAFVSTRPAEKVINEVSIMIGYALKPGSESSLEVGGSAYAMYTQGDGLWIKNAAEEEQMVSAMRKSAEVTVKGVSAKGTETTDVFSLKGLAQALDRLAQDCKR, from the coding sequence GTGTTGCGAATACTGACATTTCTGGTTGCGATTGCGGCGTTGTGTGGGGCGGCATCCCTCGCACAAGCACAGAGCGCTGCTCCGAAGGGCGCCAAGGATTCGGCGAAGGAAGCGGCCAAGCCCGCGCCTGCACCCGCGGCAAAGCCTGGGGCCAAACCTGCGGAACCGGCCGCCGCGGCTGCTGCTGGCGGGGCGGAGCCCACCTTGATCGGTCAGTACGGTACCTGGGGCGCCTACACGGCGACGCCGGCGGGCAGGAAGGTCTGTTTCGCGTTGGCGAAGCCATCGTCATCCAAAACGAATCCACCGAATCGTCCGCGCGATCCTGCCTACGCTTTCGTCTCGACGCGCCCGGCGGAAAAAGTCATCAACGAAGTTTCGATCATGATCGGATACGCGCTGAAGCCGGGTTCGGAATCCTCTCTTGAGGTCGGCGGCTCGGCCTATGCGATGTATACCCAGGGCGACGGGCTCTGGATCAAGAACGCCGCGGAGGAAGAGCAGATGGTCAGCGCCATGCGCAAATCCGCCGAAGTCACCGTCAAGGGCGTTTCGGCCAAGGGCACCGAGACCACGGACGTCTTCTCGCTGAAGGGGCTGGCCCAGGCGCTCGACCGGCTGGCGCAGGACTGCAAGCGCTAG
- the rlmN gene encoding 23S rRNA (adenine(2503)-C(2))-methyltransferase RlmN → MTVASIESSSSAQAPLEKVPLETYVPPAKPSLIGLSRGEIADRLGEIGVASAQRKMRTQQLWHWMYVRGAKAFDEMTSISKEMRAQLEQHFTVDRPEVVAEQVSNDGTRKWLLRLPSGDAFQKAHEVECVYIPETDRGTLCVSSQVGCTLNCSFCHTGTQRLVRNLTAGEIVGQIMVARDRLNDWADRETPTGSRLVTNVVMMGMGEPLYNFDAVRDALLIVADNEGIGISRRRITLSTSGVVPNIIRTGDEIGVMLAISLHAVRDELRNELVPLNRKYPIAELLQACRDYPGSSNARRITFEYVMLKGINDSMDDAKLLVKLLKGIPAKINLIPFNPWPGTKYECSDWEQIEKFSEYIFNAGYSSPVRTPRGRDILAACGQLKSETEKLSARERQALRAMAMTD, encoded by the coding sequence ATGACCGTCGCTTCAATCGAGAGCAGTTCCTCGGCTCAGGCTCCCCTCGAGAAGGTTCCGCTCGAAACCTATGTGCCGCCGGCAAAACCTTCGCTGATCGGCCTGTCGCGCGGCGAGATCGCCGACCGGCTGGGCGAGATCGGCGTTGCGTCCGCGCAGCGCAAGATGCGCACGCAGCAGCTCTGGCACTGGATGTATGTCCGCGGCGCCAAGGCGTTCGACGAGATGACCAGCATTTCGAAAGAAATGCGCGCGCAGCTGGAGCAGCATTTTACCGTCGATCGCCCCGAAGTGGTGGCCGAGCAGGTTTCCAACGACGGCACCCGCAAATGGCTGTTGCGCCTGCCGAGCGGTGACGCGTTCCAGAAAGCGCATGAAGTCGAGTGCGTCTACATTCCCGAAACCGATCGCGGCACGCTCTGCGTCTCCTCGCAGGTCGGCTGCACCCTGAACTGTTCGTTTTGCCACACCGGCACACAGCGGCTGGTGCGCAATCTCACGGCGGGCGAAATCGTCGGCCAGATCATGGTGGCGCGCGACCGCCTCAACGACTGGGCCGACCGCGAGACGCCGACCGGCAGCCGTCTCGTCACCAACGTCGTCATGATGGGGATGGGCGAGCCGCTCTATAATTTCGACGCGGTGCGCGATGCGCTGCTGATTGTTGCAGATAACGAAGGCATCGGCATTTCCCGCCGCCGCATCACGCTGTCGACCTCGGGCGTGGTGCCGAACATCATCCGCACCGGCGACGAAATCGGCGTCATGCTGGCGATCTCGCTGCATGCGGTGCGCGACGAGCTGCGCAACGAGCTGGTGCCGCTCAACCGAAAATACCCGATTGCCGAATTGCTGCAGGCCTGCCGCGATTATCCGGGCTCGTCGAACGCGCGGCGCATCACCTTCGAATATGTGATGCTCAAGGGCATCAATGATTCCATGGATGACGCCAAACTGCTGGTGAAGCTGCTCAAGGGCATTCCGGCCAAGATCAATTTGATTCCGTTCAACCCGTGGCCGGGCACAAAGTATGAGTGCTCGGACTGGGAGCAGATCGAAAAGTTCTCCGAATATATCTTCAATGCCGGCTACTCCTCGCCGGTCCGCACGCCGCGCGGCCGCGACATCCTCGCCGCCTGCGGTCAGTTGAAGTCGGAGACCGAAAAACTGTCCGCGCGCGAGCGCCAGGCGCTGCGCGCGATGGCGATGACGGATTGA
- a CDS encoding phosphatase PAP2 family protein: MNRTGLVIALGISLVIGLLFGIFPELDLKLAGLFYDSTSTSFPLKQNGLAGFARDGAMWIAWALALPALIAIVGKLVRPDRPMLVPGRAAVFLLVTILLSAVVLTNLTFKSYWGRPRPVVVTEFNGPWQFVPWWDPRGECGRNCSFFSGEGATAFWTYAPAALTPPAWRPLAYVAATAFGVATSALRMAFGGHFFTDVAAAGLVSFFVIWLCYAWIYRWPSTRRSDEQIEAALARWGWPGYRLLQRWRGREAG, translated from the coding sequence ATGAACCGGACCGGACTTGTTATCGCGTTGGGCATATCGCTCGTCATCGGCCTGCTGTTCGGGATTTTCCCCGAACTCGACCTGAAGCTGGCGGGATTGTTCTACGATTCCACCAGCACATCGTTTCCGCTGAAGCAGAACGGGCTTGCCGGCTTCGCGCGCGATGGCGCGATGTGGATTGCCTGGGCGCTGGCGCTGCCGGCGCTGATTGCCATCGTGGGAAAGCTGGTGCGGCCGGACCGGCCGATGCTGGTTCCGGGGCGCGCGGCGGTGTTTCTTTTGGTCACCATCCTGCTCTCCGCCGTCGTGCTGACCAATCTCACCTTCAAGAGTTACTGGGGGCGGCCGCGGCCGGTGGTTGTGACGGAGTTCAACGGCCCCTGGCAGTTCGTGCCGTGGTGGGACCCGCGCGGGGAGTGCGGGCGTAACTGCTCATTCTTCTCCGGCGAGGGCGCCACCGCGTTCTGGACCTACGCACCCGCAGCCCTGACCCCGCCGGCGTGGCGGCCCTTGGCCTATGTGGCGGCGACCGCGTTCGGGGTCGCAACCAGCGCGTTACGGATGGCGTTCGGCGGGCATTTCTTTACCGACGTCGCCGCCGCGGGCCTCGTCAGCTTTTTCGTGATCTGGCTCTGCTATGCCTGGATTTACCGCTGGCCGTCGACCCGGCGGTCGGATGAGCAAATCGAGGCCGCGCTGGCGCGCTGGGGCTGGCCCGGCTACCGGCTGTTGCAGCGCTGGCGCGGGCGCGAAGCCGGATAA
- the argG gene encoding argininosuccinate synthase — MSTILKSLPKGEKVGIAFSGGLDTSAALLWMKQKGARVFAYTANLGQPDEADYDEIPRKALEFGGEKARLVDCRTQLVHEGIAAIQSGAFHISTGGITYFNTTPLGRAVTGTMLVAAMQEDGVNIWGDGSTYKGNDIERFYRYGLLTNPSLRIYKPWLDQLFIDELGGRAEMSAFMSANGFAYKMSAEKAYSTDSNLLGATHEAKDLERLDRGIKIVNPIMGVPFWRDDCAVKAETVAVRFEEGQPVALNGQTFTDPVALFLEANAIGGRHGLGMSDQIENRIIEAKSRGIYEAPGMALLHIAYERLVTGIHNEDTIEQYRISGMRVGRLLYQGRWFDSQALMLRETAQRWVARAVTGEVTLELRRGNDYSILNTESPNLTYQPERLSMEKVEDAAFTPADRIGQLTMRNLDITDTRAKLDLYGKTGLLSSREGADIFKLESDKD, encoded by the coding sequence ATGAGTACGATTCTGAAAAGCCTGCCCAAGGGGGAAAAAGTCGGCATCGCTTTCTCCGGCGGTCTCGACACCAGCGCGGCGCTGCTCTGGATGAAGCAAAAGGGCGCGCGCGTCTTTGCCTATACCGCCAATCTCGGCCAGCCCGACGAGGCGGACTACGACGAGATTCCGCGCAAGGCGCTCGAGTTCGGCGGCGAAAAAGCCCGGCTGGTGGATTGCCGCACCCAACTGGTCCACGAAGGTATCGCCGCCATCCAGTCCGGCGCCTTCCACATCTCGACCGGCGGGATCACCTACTTCAACACCACGCCGCTTGGCCGCGCCGTGACCGGCACGATGCTGGTTGCGGCAATGCAGGAGGACGGCGTCAACATCTGGGGCGATGGCTCCACCTACAAGGGCAACGATATCGAGCGGTTCTACCGCTACGGCCTGCTGACAAATCCGAGCCTGCGGATCTACAAGCCCTGGCTCGACCAGCTGTTCATCGATGAGCTGGGCGGCCGCGCGGAAATGTCGGCGTTCATGTCCGCAAATGGATTCGCCTACAAGATGAGCGCCGAGAAGGCGTATTCGACCGACAGCAATCTGCTCGGTGCAACCCACGAGGCCAAGGATCTCGAGCGCCTGGACCGCGGCATCAAGATCGTCAATCCGATCATGGGCGTGCCGTTCTGGCGCGACGACTGTGCCGTCAAGGCCGAAACGGTCGCCGTGCGTTTCGAGGAGGGCCAGCCCGTCGCGCTGAACGGCCAGACGTTCACGGATCCGGTCGCGCTGTTCCTCGAGGCCAACGCCATCGGCGGCCGGCATGGCCTCGGCATGAGCGACCAGATCGAGAACCGGATCATCGAGGCGAAGAGCCGCGGCATTTACGAAGCGCCCGGCATGGCGCTGCTGCACATCGCCTATGAACGTCTGGTAACCGGCATCCACAACGAGGACACCATCGAGCAATATCGGATCAGCGGCATGCGCGTTGGCCGGCTGCTCTACCAAGGGCGGTGGTTCGATTCCCAGGCCCTCATGCTGCGCGAAACCGCCCAGCGCTGGGTGGCGCGCGCCGTCACCGGCGAGGTGACGCTCGAGCTGCGCCGTGGCAACGACTACTCGATCCTGAACACCGAGAGCCCCAATCTGACCTATCAGCCGGAGCGGCTGAGCATGGAGAAGGTGGAGGATGCGGCGTTCACGCCGGCGGACCGTATCGGTCAGCTGACGATGCGCAACCTCGACATCACCGATACCCGCGCCAAGCTGGATCTTTACGGCAAGACAGGCTTGCTATCGAGCCGGGAAGGCGCCGACATCTTCAAGCTTGAGAGCGACAAGGATTGA
- a CDS encoding alkaline phosphatase, with protein sequence MIKFFAAATLIVLLSGFPAAAQTIYPIDRAAILAGARFDFKVEFPDRIDPAKLKVTVNGQDHAAAFGQPGTFVEREDGKDQSALTLRGVTLTKPGNVTVEVSDGARNRTVGWTVYDTGPRKAKNVILFIGDGLSPAHRTAARLLSKGIAEGKSLGKLAIDDMPHMALVATAGSDSIITDSANAASAYATGHKTAVNAMGVYADRTASPFDDPKVETIASLAKRRHGMGIGIVTNTEIEDATPAAMVAHTRRRAAYDEIVEQFFAAKPDVLMGGGAANFLPQAAPGSKRKDDIDYVARFRDAGYSVATTKTELDAVNAKSDTRQLLGLFATGNMDGALDRKFLKGGGVKKFPDQPDLTEQVQTALNVLSKNDAGFFLMVESGMIDKYAHLLDMERAVYDTIMLDNAVSLARKWALARGDDTLILAIADHNHPNSLVGTISDDMTTTPNVPLRERVGVYEKAGFPNYPAPDADGYPSRMDVSRRLAIFSASLPDHYETFRPKLDNPNEPTVKADEPGAFKPNDKYKDVPGVVLRFGNLPAMMGASVHSGEDVILTGTGPGSERIHGSMDNTDVFRVMADALGLAAAGQ encoded by the coding sequence ATGATTAAATTCTTCGCTGCCGCGACCCTCATTGTCCTGCTATCGGGATTCCCGGCCGCTGCCCAGACCATCTACCCGATCGACCGCGCGGCGATTCTCGCTGGGGCGCGCTTCGACTTCAAAGTCGAATTTCCGGATCGCATCGATCCCGCAAAATTGAAAGTCACCGTGAACGGCCAGGACCATGCCGCTGCCTTCGGCCAGCCCGGAACGTTCGTGGAGCGCGAAGACGGCAAGGATCAGTCGGCGCTGACGCTTCGCGGCGTCACCCTGACCAAGCCGGGCAACGTCACAGTGGAAGTCAGCGATGGCGCGCGCAACCGCACCGTCGGGTGGACGGTCTACGATACCGGGCCGCGCAAGGCGAAGAACGTCATCCTGTTTATCGGCGACGGGCTCTCGCCGGCGCATCGCACGGCTGCCCGTCTGCTCTCCAAGGGCATTGCAGAGGGCAAGAGCCTCGGCAAGCTTGCGATCGACGACATGCCGCACATGGCACTGGTGGCGACCGCAGGCTCGGATTCGATCATCACCGATTCGGCGAACGCCGCCAGCGCCTACGCCACCGGCCACAAGACCGCGGTCAATGCCATGGGTGTCTATGCGGACCGCACTGCAAGTCCGTTCGATGACCCGAAGGTGGAGACCATTGCGAGCCTGGCGAAGCGACGGCACGGCATGGGGATCGGCATTGTCACCAATACCGAAATCGAGGATGCGACGCCGGCGGCGATGGTGGCGCACACCCGTCGCCGCGCCGCCTATGACGAGATTGTCGAACAGTTTTTTGCAGCCAAGCCCGATGTATTGATGGGTGGCGGAGCTGCGAATTTCCTTCCGCAAGCCGCCCCCGGGTCCAAGCGCAAGGACGACATCGATTATGTCGCCAGATTCCGCGACGCCGGCTACTCGGTTGCGACGACAAAGACCGAACTCGATGCGGTGAACGCCAAATCCGACACGCGCCAATTGCTCGGCCTGTTCGCCACGGGAAATATGGACGGCGCGTTGGACCGCAAATTTCTCAAGGGCGGCGGCGTCAAGAAATTTCCCGACCAGCCCGATTTGACCGAACAGGTGCAAACCGCATTGAACGTTCTCTCGAAGAACGATGCTGGCTTCTTCCTGATGGTAGAGTCCGGGATGATCGACAAATACGCGCATCTGCTGGATATGGAGCGCGCGGTCTACGACACCATCATGCTCGACAACGCGGTCAGCCTTGCGCGCAAATGGGCACTGGCGCGTGGCGACGACACGCTTATCCTGGCAATTGCGGACCACAACCATCCCAACAGCCTTGTCGGGACGATTAGCGACGACATGACCACGACGCCTAATGTGCCGCTCCGCGAGCGCGTAGGCGTGTACGAAAAAGCTGGATTCCCCAACTATCCAGCCCCCGATGCGGATGGCTATCCATCGCGCATGGATGTCAGCCGCCGGCTCGCGATCTTTTCCGCCAGCCTGCCCGACCACTACGAAACCTTCCGTCCAAAGCTCGACAATCCCAACGAACCGACCGTGAAGGCTGACGAGCCCGGCGCGTTCAAGCCCAATGACAAGTACAAGGATGTTCCAGGCGTCGTACTGCGTTTCGGCAATCTGCCCGCGATGATGGGTGCCAGCGTGCATTCGGGAGAGGATGTCATCCTGACGGGGACCGGTCCGGGCAGTGAACGGATTCACGGTTCTATGGATAATACCGATGTATTCCGCGTCATGGCGGATGCGCTCGGCCTCGCGGCCGCGGGGCAATAG
- a CDS encoding TetR/AcrR family transcriptional regulator, whose product MGKGEATRERILEIAEAAVLAKGFGATTIDEVIAEAGLTKSGFFYHFKDKNTLAREMLRRYVATNDQLFDEIFARGHQLSDDPLQAFLISLKLLAETMSDLPNGHPGCLIASICYQERLFDREVRELTAQSVRDWNARFRKILDGIAAVYPPREPVDLDDVADMLSCIVDGAIIMSKTLNDPSRLERQIMIFRSCVKLMFAAPPLS is encoded by the coding sequence ATGGGCAAGGGCGAAGCGACGCGCGAGCGAATTCTAGAGATCGCGGAAGCCGCCGTACTCGCCAAGGGATTTGGCGCGACCACGATCGACGAAGTGATCGCCGAGGCCGGGCTCACCAAGAGCGGCTTCTTCTACCACTTCAAGGACAAGAATACGCTCGCCCGCGAGATGCTCCGCCGCTATGTCGCGACCAACGATCAGCTCTTCGACGAAATCTTCGCGCGCGGCCACCAGCTATCCGACGATCCGCTGCAGGCGTTCCTTATCTCGCTGAAGCTGCTTGCCGAGACGATGTCCGACCTGCCGAACGGCCATCCCGGCTGCCTGATTGCCAGTATCTGCTATCAGGAGCGGCTGTTCGATCGCGAAGTGCGCGAACTGACCGCGCAGTCGGTGCGGGACTGGAACGCGCGCTTCCGCAAAATCCTCGACGGCATCGCCGCGGTCTATCCACCGCGGGAGCCGGTCGACCTCGATGACGTCGCCGACATGCTGTCCTGCATCGTCGACGGCGCCATCATCATGTCGAAGACGCTGAACGATCCGAGCCGACTCGAACGGCAGATCATGATCTTTCGGAGCTGCGTCAAACTGATGTTTGCGGCGCCGCCGCTTTCCTGA
- a CDS encoding homocysteine S-methyltransferase family protein — MAKYRDDLPQRRGGIFLTDGGMETTLIFQEGIELPHFAAFVLLDSAEGRQQLKQYYASYLAVARDHGTGFVLDSPTWRANPDWGAKLGYDASALKAINVRSIAFLEELRAGWERPGAPCVISGAIGPRGDGYKAGNMEAAEAEAYHRAQIAAFVEGGADMVTAYTLTSINEAIGVARAARSLGIPAAISFTVETNGRLVKGETLREAIETVDRETDGAPEYFLINCAHPTHFEDALKAGEGWTERIHGVRANASTKSHAELDESETLDSGDPADLGRRYLKLRGAFPKMRILGGCCGTDHRHAAAICDACVPPRALSA, encoded by the coding sequence ATGGCCAAATACAGAGACGATCTTCCGCAACGGCGTGGCGGCATTTTCCTTACCGATGGCGGCATGGAAACGACGCTGATCTTTCAAGAAGGAATCGAACTGCCGCATTTCGCCGCCTTCGTGCTGCTCGACAGCGCGGAAGGCCGGCAGCAATTGAAGCAGTATTACGCCAGCTATCTTGCGGTCGCGCGCGATCATGGCACAGGCTTTGTGCTCGACAGCCCGACCTGGCGCGCCAATCCGGATTGGGGGGCCAAGCTCGGTTACGACGCGTCCGCGCTCAAGGCGATCAATGTCCGTTCGATTGCGTTCCTGGAGGAACTGCGAGCGGGCTGGGAACGGCCAGGCGCGCCTTGCGTCATCAGCGGCGCCATCGGCCCGCGCGGCGACGGCTACAAGGCGGGCAACATGGAAGCCGCGGAGGCCGAGGCCTATCATCGGGCGCAGATCGCGGCCTTCGTCGAGGGCGGCGCCGACATGGTCACCGCCTATACGCTCACCAGCATCAATGAAGCCATCGGCGTCGCCCGCGCAGCCCGGTCGCTGGGAATACCAGCAGCGATCTCGTTTACCGTGGAGACCAATGGTCGTCTGGTGAAGGGTGAAACGTTGCGGGAGGCGATCGAGACCGTCGATCGCGAGACCGATGGTGCGCCCGAATACTTCCTGATCAACTGCGCCCATCCAACGCATTTCGAGGATGCCTTGAAGGCTGGCGAGGGCTGGACGGAGCGTATCCATGGCGTCAGGGCCAACGCCTCGACGAAGAGCCATGCCGAGCTCGACGAATCCGAAACGCTCGATTCAGGCGACCCTGCCGATCTTGGGCGGCGTTACCTGAAGCTCAGGGGAGCGTTTCCGAAGATGCGCATTCTCGGCGGCTGCTGCGGCACCGATCATCGGCACGCCGCGGCCATTTGCGACGCCTGCGTGCCGCCGCGGGCGCTCAGCGCCTGA
- a CDS encoding OmpA family protein, whose protein sequence is MPPPPPPAGAKQPPAPTTAPAPATTPAPTAPPTAAPPPGGGTTTAPPPRPGAPATPPSAGAPTTTPTTPPPGRPGAPPPAAPSAGTPPGATPPAAAPTAPGGAAPTAPTAVPGTPNAAPPAGRVQNAPPTVAPAFRQAPQVTAPLPAAPPPAAGITAIAPGTRPSGPQRLDDFRGQRRESQQGGRTIITEPGRIIIRDPGGQQYVRHSEVDRFRYGARDIQTQTVGGETRTVVIRPDGTQVITVTGRDGQLMRRIRRDERGREIIIIDNSYRDPRGGGGFYVNLAPPVVRIPYNRYIVDAEEASPELLYETMMAPPVERIERRYSLDEIRYSPTVRQRMPSIDVNTINFETGSWEVPPDQAAKLQAIADGLNRAIQENPRAVFLIEGHTDAVGNDVDNLSLSDRRAESAATLLTQQFNVPAENLTSQGYGEQYLKEPVDGPSPINRRVTIRNITPLLTGGQASLPPPPPGTAPPRR, encoded by the coding sequence GTGCCGCCGCCGCCCCCGCCGGCTGGCGCCAAGCAGCCTCCGGCACCCACAACCGCGCCGGCGCCTGCCACCACGCCCGCTCCGACAGCGCCGCCGACGGCCGCCCCGCCACCTGGCGGAGGCACGACGACGGCGCCACCGCCGCGTCCCGGCGCACCGGCGACGCCTCCGAGTGCGGGCGCCCCGACCACCACGCCGACCACACCGCCGCCGGGACGACCCGGCGCGCCGCCGCCTGCCGCGCCGAGTGCCGGCACCCCCCCGGGCGCGACGCCGCCGGCGGCTGCTCCCACGGCTCCGGGAGGTGCGGCCCCCACGGCGCCAACCGCCGTGCCGGGCACGCCGAACGCCGCGCCGCCGGCTGGCCGGGTACAGAACGCCCCGCCGACCGTCGCGCCGGCCTTCCGCCAGGCACCTCAGGTCACCGCACCACTGCCGGCAGCCCCACCGCCGGCAGCCGGAATCACAGCCATTGCCCCGGGCACGCGACCGTCCGGACCGCAACGCCTTGACGACTTCCGCGGCCAGCGTCGCGAGAGCCAGCAGGGCGGCCGCACCATCATCACCGAGCCCGGCCGGATCATCATTCGCGATCCCGGCGGACAGCAATATGTCCGTCACAGCGAGGTGGACCGTTTCCGCTACGGCGCGCGTGACATCCAGACCCAGACCGTCGGTGGCGAGACCCGCACCGTCGTGATCAGGCCTGACGGCACGCAGGTGATCACCGTGACCGGCCGCGACGGTCAATTGATGCGCCGTATCCGCCGCGACGAGCGTGGCCGCGAGATCATCATCATCGACAACAGCTACCGCGATCCGCGCGGGGGCGGCGGGTTCTATGTCAACCTGGCGCCGCCGGTGGTCCGCATTCCCTACAACCGTTACATCGTCGACGCCGAGGAGGCGTCGCCGGAACTGCTCTACGAGACCATGATGGCGCCACCGGTGGAACGGATCGAACGGCGTTATTCGCTGGACGAAATCCGTTACAGCCCCACGGTGCGTCAGCGGATGCCGAGCATCGACGTCAACACCATCAACTTCGAAACCGGATCGTGGGAAGTCCCGCCCGATCAGGCAGCGAAGCTGCAGGCGATCGCGGACGGCCTCAACCGCGCGATCCAGGAAAATCCGCGCGCGGTGTTCCTGATCGAGGGCCACACCGACGCGGTCGGCAACGATGTCGACAATCTGTCGCTGTCGGATCGGCGCGCCGAGTCCGCGGCCACCTTGCTGACGCAGCAGTTCAACGTGCCTGCGGAAAACCTGACCTCGCAAGGCTATGGCGAGCAGTATCTGAAGGAGCCGGTCGACGGGCCGAGCCCGATCAACCGGCGCGTCACCATCCGCAACATCACGCCGCTGCTCACTGGCGGTCAGGCGTCGCTGCCGCCGCCCCCGCCCGGCACCGCGCCGCCGCGCCGATAA